From a single Oreochromis niloticus isolate F11D_XX linkage group LG3, O_niloticus_UMD_NMBU, whole genome shotgun sequence genomic region:
- the LOC100696135 gene encoding ladderlectin, translating into MKLLIVSATFCAVVALTTATATKARNGTVVRPLTGKQCPRGWIKQFKECFLYVSHALSWARAQRNCAQLKANLASVHSIMQYQFIQKLIFHATHANEEAWLGASDAQETGYWFWSDGTQFNYSDWCPGQPNNDYFTSERCLQINSSEKKCWDNKSCTNLLPSVCVKNIESFLGHSKA; encoded by the exons ATGAAGCTGCTGATTGTGTCTGCAACCTTTTGTGCAGTTGTGGCTCTCACCACTGCTACTG CTACGAAGGCCAGGAATGGGACTGTGGTGCGACCACTCACAG GAAAACAATGTCCCCGCGGTTGGATAAAGCAGTTCAAAGAATGTTTCCTCTATGTTTCTCATGCCCTGTCTTGGGCTCGGGCTCAG AGAAACTGTGCGCAACTGAAGGCAAACCTTGCATCTGTTCACAGCATCATGCAGTACCAGTTCATTCAGAAGCTGATATTTCATGCTACGCATGCGAATGAGGAAGCATGGCTAGGAGCCTCAGATGCACAAGAG ACTGGTTATTGGTTTTGGAGTGATGGAACACAGTTTAACTACTCAGATTGGTGTCCTGGACAGCCAAACAATGACTATTTTACCAGTGAGCGATGCCTGCAGATAAATTCTTCAG AAAAGAAGTGTTGGGATAATAAGAGCTGTACCAACCTCCTCCCATCTGTCTGTGTCAAGAACATCGAATCATTCCTGGGTCACAGCAAAGCATGA
- the LOC100695607 gene encoding ladderlectin isoform X1, with product MKLLTLSALLCAMMALTTAIDLEEEEGSGGREELLLTGEDHVVKTSRRCPYGWKRYRKRCFLFVSQPLSWAQAKKNCEQMNANLASVHCRKEHKFIQRLIFRATRQCKPTWLGGSNAKVNYIWTWTDGTNFRYTNWCRGEPSNSYGHCLEMNFSAKKCWNDVFCSCLRPSVCVKNIW from the exons ATGAAGCTGCTGACTCTGTCTGCACTTCTTTGTGCAATGATGGCTTTGACAACTGCTATTG ATCTTGAAGAAGAAGAGGGCAGCGGTGGTAGAGAGGAACTATTGCTTACAG GAGAAGATCATGTTGTGAAGACATCCAGACGCTGTCCATATGGCTGGAAGAGGTACCGCAAACGATGCTTCCTCTTTGTTTCCCAACCCCTGTCTTGGGCTCAGGCTAAG AAAAACTGTGAGCAAATGAACGCAAACCTTGCATCTGTACACTGTCGCAAAGAGCACAAGTTCATTCAGAGGCTGATATTTCGTGCCACTCGCCAGTGTAAACCTACATGGCTCGGAGGCTCAAATGCAAAAGTG AATTATATTTGGACTTGGACCGATGGAACAAATTTCAGATATACAAACTGGTGTCGTGGAGAACCGAGCAACAGTTATGGCCACTGCCTGGAGATGAATTTTTCAg CAAAAAAGTGTTGGAATGATGTGTTCTGTTCCTGCCTCCGCCCATCTGTCTGCGTCAAGAATATCTGGTGA
- the LOC106096552 gene encoding ladderlectin-like, whose product MKWQSLQILSFFTEILNITMKLLIVSALFCAMMALTTAAALPAKEASNDTEVLLLTALEDEEAGSGMDSVLFTGEPHDMKPKKQCPNGWTEYSNLCFIYVFHAMSWAQAQRNCDFMKANLASVHTFEEYKFVQHLIFNSTHASQQTWLGGSDAQEVFESSLYKYL is encoded by the exons ATGAAGTGGCAGTCGCTTCAGATCTTAAGTTTTTTCACAGAGATACTAAACATCACCATGAAGTTGCTGATTGTGTCTGCACTTTTTTGTGCAATGATGGCTCTGACCACTGCTGCTG CTCTGCCAGCTAAAGAGGCCAGCAATGACACGGAGGTACTACTGCTCACAG CTCTTGAAGATGAAGAGGCCGGAAGTGGAATGGATTCAGTATTGTTTACAG gtgaACCTCATGATATGAAGCCAAAAAAACAATGCCCCAATGGTTGGACAGAGTACTCCAACCTCTGTTTTATCTATGTTTTTCATGCCATGTCTTGGGCTCAGGCTCAG AGAAACTGTGACTTCATGAAAGCAAACCTTGCATCTGTACACACCTTTGAAGAGTACAAGTTTGTTCAGCACCTGATATTTAATTCCACACATGCAAGTCAACAGACATGGCTTGGAGGCTCAGATGCACAGGAGGTATTTGAGTCATCATTGTACAAATATTTATAG
- the LOC100695607 gene encoding ladderlectin isoform X2, with protein MKLLTLSALLCAMMALTTAIGEDHVVKTSRRCPYGWKRYRKRCFLFVSQPLSWAQAKKNCEQMNANLASVHCRKEHKFIQRLIFRATRQCKPTWLGGSNAKVNYIWTWTDGTNFRYTNWCRGEPSNSYGHCLEMNFSAKKCWNDVFCSCLRPSVCVKNIW; from the exons ATGAAGCTGCTGACTCTGTCTGCACTTCTTTGTGCAATGATGGCTTTGACAACTGCTATTG GAGAAGATCATGTTGTGAAGACATCCAGACGCTGTCCATATGGCTGGAAGAGGTACCGCAAACGATGCTTCCTCTTTGTTTCCCAACCCCTGTCTTGGGCTCAGGCTAAG AAAAACTGTGAGCAAATGAACGCAAACCTTGCATCTGTACACTGTCGCAAAGAGCACAAGTTCATTCAGAGGCTGATATTTCGTGCCACTCGCCAGTGTAAACCTACATGGCTCGGAGGCTCAAATGCAAAAGTG AATTATATTTGGACTTGGACCGATGGAACAAATTTCAGATATACAAACTGGTGTCGTGGAGAACCGAGCAACAGTTATGGCCACTGCCTGGAGATGAATTTTTCAg CAAAAAAGTGTTGGAATGATGTGTTCTGTTCCTGCCTCCGCCCATCTGTCTGCGTCAAGAATATCTGGTGA